One Balaenoptera musculus isolate JJ_BM4_2016_0621 chromosome 13, mBalMus1.pri.v3, whole genome shotgun sequence genomic region harbors:
- the ASXL2 gene encoding putative Polycomb group protein ASXL2 isoform X4 yields the protein MSHKEILQVIQREGLKEISGTSPLACLNAMLHTNSRGEEGIFYKVPGRMGVYTLKKDVPDGVKELSEGSEESSDGQSDSQSSENSSSSSDGGSNKEGKKSRWKRKVSSRLSQPSSPQSGCPSPTIPAGKVISPSQKHSKKALKQALKQQQQKKQQQQQCRPSMSISSNQHLSLKTVKAASDSVAAKPAIWEGKQSDGQSSSPQNSNSSFSSSVKVENPLLGLGKKSFQRSDRLHTRQMKRTKCAEIDVETPDSILVNTNLRALINKHTFSVLPGDCQQRLLLLLPEVDRQVGPDGLMKLNGSALNNEFFTSAAQGWKERLSEGEFTPEMQVRIRQEIEKEKKVEPWKEQFFESYYGQSSGLSLEDSKKLTASPNDPKVKKTPAEQPKSMLPSEASPVSIVPVIPQLVSKEEVLQLPSPVRKEEHESQDKMQPNSKSPEPLLSSATNTNELSSVPPIKCPKDEALLEQKPVASAEQEPEKENHLTTTSNYNKNESQEALVTSLSKPKSPGVATTVVKPIVEAGLQETAVKEPPSALADHSPESLKRKSSVTQEEAPANWEKRPRVTENRQHQQPFQVSPQPFLSRGDRFQVRKVPPLKIPVSRISPMPFPTSQVSPRARFPISITSPNRTGARTLADIKAKAQLVKAQRAAAAAAAAAAAAASVGGTIPGPGPGGGQGPGEGAERRTARGGSPDSNRVSETGKGPTLELAGTGSRGGTRELLPCGPETQPQSETKTPGQAQSHSVSGAQLQQTSSVPPPSAISGACSSVPSPAHANTPPPALGKVSNEKLNPSRAAATVASLSHPQGPSNGRQEKAPPTPADPALIAGASPVHFAVDGTVEPKAGSSKNTPNPPASAEISASASVDMTPSPLTSLLTTASLEKLPVPQVVVTIAPTGSAPSSSTLPAASSLKTLGASSSMNGPISRPSSNIPANNPLVTQLLQGKDVPLEQILPKPLTKVEMKTVPLTTKEEKGMMIGALAGTSVTENSTREEVNERQSHPATQQLGKSLQSKQLPQVPRPLQLFSGKDLRDASIDTHQYQEGLSKATQDQILQTLIQRVRRQNVLSFVQPSQFNFTHSGFQLEDISTSQRFMLGFAGRRTSKPAMAGHYLLNISTYGRGSESLRRTHSVNPEDRFCLSSPTEALKMGYTDCKNAAEDSSSGKEDDTDEESTGDEQESVMVKEEPQASQSSGKCEASSGPHSRETLSTSDCSAKKNVKAETPVPEQTTLSKENYLFTRSQTFDEKTLARDFIQAAQKQMAHAARGKTVRSSPELFNSTALPLPADSPTHQSLLLPPLQTPKLYGSPTQIGPSYRGMINVSTSSDLDHNSAVAGMPDCSQVPSNVGDVMSFSVTVTTIPAGQAMNPSNHGQTIPVQAFPEENSIEDTPSKCYCRLKAMIMCKGCGAFCHDDCIGPSKLCVSCLVVR from the exons TATCGTCTAGACTGTCACAACCTTCCTCTCCTCAGTCAGGCTGCCCATCACCCACCATTCCAGCAGGTAAAGTCATTTCTCCGTCACAGAAGCACAGCAAGAAGGCACTAAAGCAG GCTCTAAAACAGCAacagcagaagaaacagcagcagcagcaatgcAGGCCAAGCATGTCCATCTCCTCCAACCAGCACCTCTCTCTGAAGACTGTCAAAGCAGCCAGTGACTCTGTAGCTGCCAAACCTG cAATATGGGAAGGAAAGCAATCTGACGGACAGTCAAGCAGCCCTCAGAACTCAAACTCTAGCTTTTCTTCTTCAGTTAAAGTGGAAAATCCTTTGCTAGGCCTGGGAAAGAAGTCATTCCAGAGGTCTGACAGGCTTCACACAA gGCAAATGAAGAGGACTAAATGTGCTGAAATTGATGTTGAGACACCAGACTCCATTCTGGTTAATACAAACCTACGAGCACTAATCAACAAACACACCTTTTCAGTCCTTCCTGGAGATTGCCAACAGCGACTGCTTCTACTACTTCCAGAGGTGGATCGACAG GTTGGTCCAGATGGTCTGATGAAGTTAAATGGCTCAGCCCTTAATAATGAATTCTTCACTTCAGCAGCCCAAGGCTGGAAGGAAAGACTTTCAGAAG GTGAGTTTACACCTGAGATGCAGGTGAGAATTCGACAAGAGattgagaaggagaaaaaagtagaGCCTTGGAAAGAACAATTCTTTGAAAGCTACTATGGTCAGAG TTCTGGCCTGAGCCTTGAAGATTCAAAGAAATTGACAGCTTCACCCAACGATCCCAAAGTAAAGAAAACCCCAGCTGAGCAACCAAAATCCATGCTTCCTTCAGAGGCCTCTCCTGTCAGTATAGTCCCAGTAATTCCCCAGTTAGTGTCTAAAGAAGAAGTACTGCAACTGCCATCACCAGTCAGAAAAGAAGAGCATGAAAGCCAAGATAAGATGCAGCCAAACTCCAAATCCCCAGAGCCCCTACTTTCCTCAGCTACCAATACAAATGAGCTTAGCAGCGTTCCTCCCATCAAGTGCCCAAAGGATGAGGCTCTCTTGGAGCAAAAGCCAGTTGCCTCTGCTGAACAGGAGCCTGAGAAAGAGAATCATCTCACTACAACTTcaaattataacaaaaatgaaagccAAGAAGCTTTAGTTACATCCCTGAGCAAACCCAAGAGCCCTGGGGTAGCAACAACAGTAGTGAAGCCCATAGTGGAAGCAGGTCTACAGGAGACCGCTGTGAAAGAGCCTCCGTCAGCTCTGGCTGATCACAGCCCAGAAAGCCTCAAGAGGAAATCTTCTGTCACCCAAGAAGAGGCCCCTGCAAACTGGGAGAAAAGACCGCGTGTCACTGAGAATCGCCAGCACCAGCAGCCATTTCAAGTCTCCCCACAGCCCTTTCTCAGTAGAGGGGACAGGTTCCAGGTGCGGAAAGTACCACCTCTCAAG ATCCCGGTCTCCAGAATCTCCCCCATGCCGTTTCCTACATCGCAGGTCTCTCCCAGGGCTCGTTTTCCAATCTCCATCACTAGTCCTAACAGAACAGGAGCCAGAACTCTCGCAGACATCAAAGCAAAAGCCCAGCTGGTCAAAGCACAGAGGGcagcagctgctgctgcagccgcaGCTGCTGCAGCCGCCTCAGTTGGAGGGACCATTCCAGGACCTGGCCCAGGGGGTGGACAAGGTCCAGGAGAGGGGGCTGAAAGGAGAACTGCTAGAGGAGGGAGTCCAGACTCAAACAGAGTCAGTGAAACTGGAAAGGGCCCCACACTGGAACTGGCAGGAACTGGAAGCAGGGGAGGTACGAGAGAGCTTTTACCCTGTGGTCCAGAGACTCAGCCCCAATCTGAGACCAAGACCCCAGGCCAGGCACAGTCTCACAGTGTCTCTGGAGCACAACTACAGCAAACCTCCTCAGTGCCTCCACCATCTGCCATCAGTGGAGCGTGCTCAAGTGTCCCGTCACCAGCCCACGCTAACACACCCCCACCAGCTTTAGGGAAAGTAAGTAATGAAAAACTGAATCCCTCCAGGGCGGCAGCCACGGTGGCCTCTCTTAGCCACCCACAGGGGCCCAGTAATGGTAGGCAGGAGAAAGCACCTCCTACTCCAGCAGATCCTGCTCTAATCGCAGGTGCCTCACCTGTTCATTTTGCAGTCGATGGCACAGTTGAGCCCAAAGCAGGTTCTAGTAAGAATACACCAAACCCTCCAGCCTCGGCAGAGATAAGTGCTAGTGCTTCAGTGGATATGACTCCCTcccctttaacatctttattaacaACAGCCTCTTTAGAGAAGCTTCCTGTACCCCAGGTCGTTGTAACCATAGCACCTACTGGATCAGCTCCATCCTCGAGCACTTTGCCAGCAGCTTCTAGCCTTAAGACCCTGGGAGCTTCTTCAAGTATGAATGGACCCATTTCGAGGCCAAGCTCTAATATCCCTGCTAATAATCCTTTGGTAACTCAGCTGCTGCAAGGCAAAGATGTTCCCCTGGAGCAAATTCTGCCTAAACCTCTCACCAAAGTTGAAATGAAAACTGTTCCACTAactacaaaagaggaaaaggggatgATGATAGGAGCACTCGCAGGTACCAGCGTAACAGAAAATAGCACCAGAGAGGAAGTTAATGAGAGACAGTCCCATCCAGCTACACAGCAACTGGGTAAAAGTTTGCAAAGTAAGCAGCTCCCCCAGGTTCCAAGACCCCTTCAGCTCTTTTCAGGTAAGGATCTAAGGGACGCTAGCATTGACACACACCAATACCAAGAAGGACTAAGTAAAGCAACCCAAGATCAGATCCTTCAGACACTCATCCAAAGGGTTCGGAGGCAGAATGTTCTCTCGTTTGTGCAGCCCTCCCAGTTCAACTTCACTCACTCAGGTTTCCAGTTAGAGGACATCTCCACAAGCCAGAGGTTTATGCTGGGTTTTGCTGGCAGAAGGACATCCAAGCCTGCAATGGCAGGTCACTACTTACTTAACATTTCCACCTATGGCCGGGGTTCAGAGAGCCTTAGGAGGACCCATTCTGTAAACCCCGAAGACCGATTTTGTCTAAGTAGCCCCACTGAGGCCTTGAAAATGGGATATACAGATTGTAAAAATGCAGCAGAAGATAGTAGCAGCGGTAAAGAAGATGATACTGATGAGGAAAGTACTGGTGATGAGCAAGAATCTGTCATGGTGAAGGAGGAGCCGCAGGCTTCCCAGAGTTCTGGCAAGTGTGAAGCAAGTTCAGGACCCCACAGTAGAGAAACCCTATCCACCAGTGACTGTTCAGCTAAAAAGAATGTGAAGGCAGAGACACCAGTGCCTGAGCAAACCACTTTAAGCAAGGAAAATTACCTGTTCACTAGAAGCCAAACATTTGATGAGAAGACCCTAGCCAGAGATTTTATTCAGGCAGCACAGAAGCAGATGGCTCACGCGGCGAGAGGTAAGACCGTGCGGAGCAGCCCCGAGCTTTTCAATTCTACTGCTCTTCCTCTACCTGCAGACAGTCCTACCCATCAGTCTCTACTCCTTCCACCGCTGCAAACCCCAAAGCTGTATGGAAGCCCCACACAGATTGGGCCAAGCTACAGAGGCATGATCAACGTCTCCACCTCATCGGACTTGGACCATAACTCCGCCGTAGCGGGGATGCCTGACTGTAGCCAGGTACCTAGCAATGTCGGGGATGTCATGTCCTTTTCAGTGACTGTCACGACCATCCCTGCTGGCCAAGCTATGAATCCGAGCAACCACGGCCAGACCATTCCTGTTCAGGCCTTTCCTGAAGAGAACAGCATAGAGGACACACCTTCGAAATGTTACTGCCGATTGAAAGCCATGATCATGTGCAAGGGGTGTGGAGCCTTCTGCCACGATGATTGCATTGGCCCCTCCAAACTGTGTGTCTCCTGCCTTGTCGTTCGGTAA
- the ASXL2 gene encoding putative Polycomb group protein ASXL2 isoform X6 yields the protein MSISSNQHLSLKTVKAASDSVAAKPAIWEGKQSDGQSSSPQNSNSSFSSSVKVENPLLGLGKKSFQRSDRLHTRQMKRTKCAEIDVETPDSILVNTNLRALINKHTFSVLPGDCQQRLLLLLPEVDRQVGPDGLMKLNGSALNNEFFTSAAQGWKERLSEGEFTPEMQVRIRQEIEKEKKVEPWKEQFFESYYGQSSGLSLEDSKKLTASPNDPKVKKTPAEQPKSMLPSEASPVSIVPVIPQLVSKEEVLQLPSPVRKEEHESQDKMQPNSKSPEPLLSSATNTNELSSVPPIKCPKDEALLEQKPVASAEQEPEKENHLTTTSNYNKNESQEALVTSLSKPKSPGVATTVVKPIVEAGLQETAVKEPPSALADHSPESLKRKSSVTQEEAPANWEKRPRVTENRQHQQPFQVSPQPFLSRGDRFQVRKVPPLKIPVSRISPMPFPTSQVSPRARFPISITSPNRTGARTLADIKAKAQLVKAQRAAAAAAAAAAAAASVGGTIPGPGPGGGQGPGEGAERRTARGGSPDSNRVSETGKGPTLELAGTGSRGGTRELLPCGPETQPQSETKTPGQAQSHSVSGAQLQQTSSVPPPSAISGACSSVPSPAHANTPPPALGKVSNEKLNPSRAAATVASLSHPQGPSNGRQEKAPPTPADPALIAGASPVHFAVDGTVEPKAGSSKNTPNPPASAEISASASVDMTPSPLTSLLTTASLEKLPVPQVVVTIAPTGSAPSSSTLPAASSLKTLGASSSMNGPISRPSSNIPANNPLVTQLLQGKDVPLEQILPKPLTKVEMKTVPLTTKEEKGMMIGALAGTSVTENSTREEVNERQSHPATQQLGKSLQSKQLPQVPRPLQLFSGKDLRDASIDTHQYQEGLSKATQDQILQTLIQRVRRQNVLSFVQPSQFNFTHSGFQLEDISTSQRFMLGFAGRRTSKPAMAGHYLLNISTYGRGSESLRRTHSVNPEDRFCLSSPTEALKMGYTDCKNAAEDSSSGKEDDTDEESTGDEQESVMVKEEPQASQSSGKCEASSGPHSRETLSTSDCSAKKNVKAETPVPEQTTLSKENYLFTRSQTFDEKTLARDFIQAAQKQMAHAARGKTVRSSPELFNSTALPLPADSPTHQSLLLPPLQTPKLYGSPTQIGPSYRGMINVSTSSDLDHNSAVAGMPDCSQVPSNVGDVMSFSVTVTTIPAGQAMNPSNHGQTIPVQAFPEENSIEDTPSKCYCRLKAMIMCKGCGAFCHDDCIGPSKLCVSCLVVR from the exons ATGTCCATCTCCTCCAACCAGCACCTCTCTCTGAAGACTGTCAAAGCAGCCAGTGACTCTGTAGCTGCCAAACCTG cAATATGGGAAGGAAAGCAATCTGACGGACAGTCAAGCAGCCCTCAGAACTCAAACTCTAGCTTTTCTTCTTCAGTTAAAGTGGAAAATCCTTTGCTAGGCCTGGGAAAGAAGTCATTCCAGAGGTCTGACAGGCTTCACACAA gGCAAATGAAGAGGACTAAATGTGCTGAAATTGATGTTGAGACACCAGACTCCATTCTGGTTAATACAAACCTACGAGCACTAATCAACAAACACACCTTTTCAGTCCTTCCTGGAGATTGCCAACAGCGACTGCTTCTACTACTTCCAGAGGTGGATCGACAG GTTGGTCCAGATGGTCTGATGAAGTTAAATGGCTCAGCCCTTAATAATGAATTCTTCACTTCAGCAGCCCAAGGCTGGAAGGAAAGACTTTCAGAAG GTGAGTTTACACCTGAGATGCAGGTGAGAATTCGACAAGAGattgagaaggagaaaaaagtagaGCCTTGGAAAGAACAATTCTTTGAAAGCTACTATGGTCAGAG TTCTGGCCTGAGCCTTGAAGATTCAAAGAAATTGACAGCTTCACCCAACGATCCCAAAGTAAAGAAAACCCCAGCTGAGCAACCAAAATCCATGCTTCCTTCAGAGGCCTCTCCTGTCAGTATAGTCCCAGTAATTCCCCAGTTAGTGTCTAAAGAAGAAGTACTGCAACTGCCATCACCAGTCAGAAAAGAAGAGCATGAAAGCCAAGATAAGATGCAGCCAAACTCCAAATCCCCAGAGCCCCTACTTTCCTCAGCTACCAATACAAATGAGCTTAGCAGCGTTCCTCCCATCAAGTGCCCAAAGGATGAGGCTCTCTTGGAGCAAAAGCCAGTTGCCTCTGCTGAACAGGAGCCTGAGAAAGAGAATCATCTCACTACAACTTcaaattataacaaaaatgaaagccAAGAAGCTTTAGTTACATCCCTGAGCAAACCCAAGAGCCCTGGGGTAGCAACAACAGTAGTGAAGCCCATAGTGGAAGCAGGTCTACAGGAGACCGCTGTGAAAGAGCCTCCGTCAGCTCTGGCTGATCACAGCCCAGAAAGCCTCAAGAGGAAATCTTCTGTCACCCAAGAAGAGGCCCCTGCAAACTGGGAGAAAAGACCGCGTGTCACTGAGAATCGCCAGCACCAGCAGCCATTTCAAGTCTCCCCACAGCCCTTTCTCAGTAGAGGGGACAGGTTCCAGGTGCGGAAAGTACCACCTCTCAAG ATCCCGGTCTCCAGAATCTCCCCCATGCCGTTTCCTACATCGCAGGTCTCTCCCAGGGCTCGTTTTCCAATCTCCATCACTAGTCCTAACAGAACAGGAGCCAGAACTCTCGCAGACATCAAAGCAAAAGCCCAGCTGGTCAAAGCACAGAGGGcagcagctgctgctgcagccgcaGCTGCTGCAGCCGCCTCAGTTGGAGGGACCATTCCAGGACCTGGCCCAGGGGGTGGACAAGGTCCAGGAGAGGGGGCTGAAAGGAGAACTGCTAGAGGAGGGAGTCCAGACTCAAACAGAGTCAGTGAAACTGGAAAGGGCCCCACACTGGAACTGGCAGGAACTGGAAGCAGGGGAGGTACGAGAGAGCTTTTACCCTGTGGTCCAGAGACTCAGCCCCAATCTGAGACCAAGACCCCAGGCCAGGCACAGTCTCACAGTGTCTCTGGAGCACAACTACAGCAAACCTCCTCAGTGCCTCCACCATCTGCCATCAGTGGAGCGTGCTCAAGTGTCCCGTCACCAGCCCACGCTAACACACCCCCACCAGCTTTAGGGAAAGTAAGTAATGAAAAACTGAATCCCTCCAGGGCGGCAGCCACGGTGGCCTCTCTTAGCCACCCACAGGGGCCCAGTAATGGTAGGCAGGAGAAAGCACCTCCTACTCCAGCAGATCCTGCTCTAATCGCAGGTGCCTCACCTGTTCATTTTGCAGTCGATGGCACAGTTGAGCCCAAAGCAGGTTCTAGTAAGAATACACCAAACCCTCCAGCCTCGGCAGAGATAAGTGCTAGTGCTTCAGTGGATATGACTCCCTcccctttaacatctttattaacaACAGCCTCTTTAGAGAAGCTTCCTGTACCCCAGGTCGTTGTAACCATAGCACCTACTGGATCAGCTCCATCCTCGAGCACTTTGCCAGCAGCTTCTAGCCTTAAGACCCTGGGAGCTTCTTCAAGTATGAATGGACCCATTTCGAGGCCAAGCTCTAATATCCCTGCTAATAATCCTTTGGTAACTCAGCTGCTGCAAGGCAAAGATGTTCCCCTGGAGCAAATTCTGCCTAAACCTCTCACCAAAGTTGAAATGAAAACTGTTCCACTAactacaaaagaggaaaaggggatgATGATAGGAGCACTCGCAGGTACCAGCGTAACAGAAAATAGCACCAGAGAGGAAGTTAATGAGAGACAGTCCCATCCAGCTACACAGCAACTGGGTAAAAGTTTGCAAAGTAAGCAGCTCCCCCAGGTTCCAAGACCCCTTCAGCTCTTTTCAGGTAAGGATCTAAGGGACGCTAGCATTGACACACACCAATACCAAGAAGGACTAAGTAAAGCAACCCAAGATCAGATCCTTCAGACACTCATCCAAAGGGTTCGGAGGCAGAATGTTCTCTCGTTTGTGCAGCCCTCCCAGTTCAACTTCACTCACTCAGGTTTCCAGTTAGAGGACATCTCCACAAGCCAGAGGTTTATGCTGGGTTTTGCTGGCAGAAGGACATCCAAGCCTGCAATGGCAGGTCACTACTTACTTAACATTTCCACCTATGGCCGGGGTTCAGAGAGCCTTAGGAGGACCCATTCTGTAAACCCCGAAGACCGATTTTGTCTAAGTAGCCCCACTGAGGCCTTGAAAATGGGATATACAGATTGTAAAAATGCAGCAGAAGATAGTAGCAGCGGTAAAGAAGATGATACTGATGAGGAAAGTACTGGTGATGAGCAAGAATCTGTCATGGTGAAGGAGGAGCCGCAGGCTTCCCAGAGTTCTGGCAAGTGTGAAGCAAGTTCAGGACCCCACAGTAGAGAAACCCTATCCACCAGTGACTGTTCAGCTAAAAAGAATGTGAAGGCAGAGACACCAGTGCCTGAGCAAACCACTTTAAGCAAGGAAAATTACCTGTTCACTAGAAGCCAAACATTTGATGAGAAGACCCTAGCCAGAGATTTTATTCAGGCAGCACAGAAGCAGATGGCTCACGCGGCGAGAGGTAAGACCGTGCGGAGCAGCCCCGAGCTTTTCAATTCTACTGCTCTTCCTCTACCTGCAGACAGTCCTACCCATCAGTCTCTACTCCTTCCACCGCTGCAAACCCCAAAGCTGTATGGAAGCCCCACACAGATTGGGCCAAGCTACAGAGGCATGATCAACGTCTCCACCTCATCGGACTTGGACCATAACTCCGCCGTAGCGGGGATGCCTGACTGTAGCCAGGTACCTAGCAATGTCGGGGATGTCATGTCCTTTTCAGTGACTGTCACGACCATCCCTGCTGGCCAAGCTATGAATCCGAGCAACCACGGCCAGACCATTCCTGTTCAGGCCTTTCCTGAAGAGAACAGCATAGAGGACACACCTTCGAAATGTTACTGCCGATTGAAAGCCATGATCATGTGCAAGGGGTGTGGAGCCTTCTGCCACGATGATTGCATTGGCCCCTCCAAACTGTGTGTCTCCTGCCTTGTCGTTCGGTAA